One Hermetia illucens chromosome 4, iHerIll2.2.curated.20191125, whole genome shotgun sequence DNA segment encodes these proteins:
- the LOC119656036 gene encoding uncharacterized protein LOC119656036, whose protein sequence is MSFRLLTNRLFKQSRSALQWYYKRDIYTNILEHGKSRGIPSAHLHKAGVQQQHNHHKSQIALRASTGLFRFGQHARKLFIDNVLNRVTSSYSSELRARATKKLFFGDSAPFFALVGVSLASGAGVLTKEDELEGVCWEIREAASRIQNTWNKEEASGATINDEFTLDDLDIGPPIAKGCAAVVYAASMKKPDENKTDPVEVPTRPSPAQSPVNLSSQERMDVDPSPRRDSILASYKSGGGGMLSPIHNLSRFVHNFGGSVDNLFMYGNRLMGSQINLLRNDNEENAENAAMMNRSRHNSEISQFEMLDEDVSVTTMDLSPSNISICRYSLALKMMFNYDIQSNAMSILRAMYKETIPARYRPTNDNSDGWEKLLRDQTLTLPPHPNIVLMFGYFCAEVRNLIGGRILYPMAQPPRINPQGYGRNMSLYLLMKRYDCNLRSYLDSENVTMRTRILLFAQLLEASAHLSRHGVAHRDLKSDNILIELNDDNSPPVLVLSDFGCCLADKVHGLCVPYTSYDMDKGGNTALMAPEIINKTPGTFSVLNYSKSDLWACGAIAYEIFGHPNPFYAADGQGNENGTKSLKNNNYCEEDLPELTNECPHIIRELITNILSPNPKRRLSPDIAANVIQLFLWAPSSWLKPAGMPSSPEILQWLLSLTTKVMCEGRSATINTNTIAYKMGRRTYTEYLLICSFLARAKLRRLRGALTWIQSIV, encoded by the exons ATGTCGTTCCGGCTGCTAACCAATCGACTTTTCAAACAAAGTCGGTCCGCACTGCAATGGTATTATAAGCGCGATATCTATACCAACATTTTGGAACACGGAAAGAGCCGGGGAATCCCCTCTGCCCATCTCCACAAG GCTGGAGTTCAACAACAGCACAACCATCACAAGTCGCAAATCGCCTTACGAGCCTCCACTGGACTGTTCAGGTTTGGCCAGCATGCCCGGAAACTGTTCATTGACAATGTCCTCAATCGGGTCACCTCATCCTATTCGAGTGAACTGCGAGCTAGAGCTACAAAGAAACTCTTCTTCGGGGATTCTGCGCCGTTTTTCGCCCTTGTGGGAGTCAGCCTTGCTTCCGGAGCTGGAGTATTAACTAAAGAAgatgaattggagggtgtctgcTGGGAAATACGT GAAGCCGCATCACGAATCCAAAATACCTGGAACAAGGAAGAGGCCTCCGGCGCTACCATCAACGACGAATTCACTCTAGACGACTTGGACATAGGACCCCCGATCGCGAAGGGTTGTGCCGCTGTAGTTTATGCTGCTTCAATGAAGAAACCTGACGAGAACAAAACCGATCCTGTTGAAGTTCCAACCCGTCCATCACCAGCACAAAGTCCCGTGAATTTGTCATCCCAAGAACGGATGGACGTTGATCCTTCCCCACGACGAGATTCGATATTGGCGAGCTATAAGAGTGGTGGCGGCGGAATGCTGTCTCCCATTCACAATCTGAGTCGGTTTGTCCACAACTTTGGAGGAAGTGTCGATAACTTGTTTATGTATGGAAACCGTTTAATGGGAAGCCAAATTAATTTGTTGCGAAACGACAACGAGGAAAACGCAGAGAATGCCGCAATGATGAATCGATCACgtcataactctgagataagcCAGTTTGAAATGCTGGACGAGGATGTGAGCGTGACTACGATG GATCTGTCTCCATCAAACATCAGCATATGCCGATATTCACTAGCCTTAAAAATGATGTTTAACTACGACATTCAGAGCAATGCAATGTCAATTCTTCGCGCAATGTATAAAGAAACAATTCCGGCTCGATACCGTCCAACCAATGACAATTCCGACGGTTGGGAGAAGTTACTGCGTGACCAAACACTAACACTTCCACCACATCCAAACATAGTCCTAATGTTCGGTTATTTCTGTGCTGAAGTACGTAATCTGATTGGTGGACGAATTCTCTATCCAATGGCGCAACCGCCGCGTATAAATCCCCAAGGATACGGACGAAACATGAGCTTATATTTACTGATGAAGCGATACGACTGCAATTTGCGTTCGTACTTAGATAGCGAAAATGTAACAATGCGAACGAGGATTTTATTATTCGCCCAGCTTTTGGAGGCTTCCGCACATTTGTCGCGACATGGAGTTGCACATAGAGACTTGAAGTCCGATAACATTTTGATTGAGTTGAATGACGACAATTCGCCACCAGTTTTGGTGTTATCTGATTTTGGGTGTTGCTTAGCGGATAAAGTGCACGGTTTGTGTGTTCCATATACTTCGTATGATATGGACAAGGGCGGGAACACAGCCCTCATGGCTCCAGAAATCATAAACAAGACACCAGGCACATTTTCAGTTTTGAACTATTCAAAATCGGATTTGTGGGCTTGCGGTGCTATTGCCTATGAGATTTTCGGGCATCCAAATCCATTCTACGCTGCCGATGGTCAAGGAAACGAAAATGGCACAAAATCCCTGAAAAATAACaattattgcgaagaagatctTCCGGAATTGACAAATGAATGCCCGCATATTATTAGAGAGTtaataacaaatattttaagTCCAAATCCAAAAAGACGATTGAGTCCCGATATAGCGGCAAATGTGATTCAACTTTTCCTTTGGGCTCCATCATCCTGGCTCAAACCGGCCGGCATGCCATCCAGTCCAGAG ATCCTTCAGTGGCTCCTTTCCCTGACTACAAAAGTAATGTGCGAGGGTCGAAGCGCCACAATCAACACAAACACAATTGCTTATAAGATGGGTCGACGTACTTACACTGAATATCTCCTAATCTGTAGTTTCTTAGCTCGCGCCAAGCTGCGACGATTGCGTGGTGCTCTGACGTGGATTCAATCGATTGTGTGA